In one Pseudanabaenaceae cyanobacterium SKYG29 genomic region, the following are encoded:
- a CDS encoding glycosyltransferase, with protein sequence MKITPEFNPRCQLSLVVPTYNERENLPVLVSALVEILAEVIPDRFEIIIVDDDSPDGTWELAQSLQSNYQQLQVVRRTRERGLATAVICGWQMAQGEILGVIDGDLQHPPATLKNMWAAITEGADLVVASRYTRGGSVGSWNSIRQFLSRGAVNLALWILPEIAGCLSDPMSGYFLVKRSAIADCELSPIGYKILLEVMARGQIDQVKEVPYTFRERREGSSKVTWRQYEQYIRHLLSLRFAVGRGKVAPLGRFLRFAVVGLSGVVVDFFVLAICSRIFGFSLLATKTELANLPILLSKILAVEIAIINNFIGNEFWTFRDTTIGKTSPKQRLQRFGAFNLACTIGAVINVATFLFFAKLGVVIGVANLLAIGVSTAWNYVINLKFNWRSDG encoded by the coding sequence ATGAAAATAACGCCTGAGTTTAATCCTCGCTGTCAGTTATCGCTGGTAGTTCCCACCTACAATGAGCGAGAAAATTTACCAGTTCTGGTCAGTGCTTTAGTAGAGATTTTGGCTGAAGTCATACCCGATCGGTTTGAGATAATAATTGTCGACGATGACAGTCCCGATGGGACATGGGAATTAGCCCAATCTCTGCAGAGTAATTATCAGCAGTTGCAGGTAGTACGGCGCACCAGAGAGCGGGGATTAGCTACCGCTGTCATATGTGGTTGGCAGATGGCACAGGGAGAAATTTTAGGAGTAATAGATGGAGACTTGCAACATCCGCCCGCAACACTGAAAAATATGTGGGCAGCCATCACAGAGGGAGCGGATTTAGTAGTAGCTAGTCGCTATACCAGGGGTGGTAGCGTCGGCAGTTGGAATAGCATTAGACAATTTTTATCCCGGGGAGCAGTGAACCTAGCTTTGTGGATTTTACCGGAAATTGCTGGATGTTTGAGTGACCCTATGAGTGGTTATTTTTTAGTCAAACGATCGGCAATTGCTGACTGTGAGTTATCTCCCATTGGTTACAAAATTCTCCTAGAAGTGATGGCGCGGGGTCAGATTGACCAAGTCAAAGAAGTACCCTATACATTTCGGGAAAGACGGGAAGGGAGTAGTAAAGTAACGTGGCGGCAATATGAGCAATACATTAGGCACTTGCTTAGCTTGCGCTTCGCTGTAGGCAGAGGAAAGGTGGCACCCTTGGGTAGATTTTTACGCTTTGCTGTCGTGGGTTTGAGTGGGGTTGTAGTTGATTTTTTCGTCCTCGCTATTTGTAGTCGGATTTTCGGTTTTTCTCTCCTAGCTACCAAAACGGAGCTAGCTAACCTGCCTATTTTACTCAGTAAAATTCTAGCAGTGGAAATTGCCATTATTAATAATTTCATCGGCAATGAATTCTGGACTTTTCGCGATACAACGATCGGTAAAACCTCTCCTAAACAGCGACTACAGCGCTTTGGAGCATTTAATCTAGCCTGCACGATCGGGGCAGTCATCAACGTTGCCACCTTTTTATTTTTTGCTAAACTGGGAGTAGTAATAGGCGTAGCCAATTTACTAGCAATTGGAGTCTCCACCGCTTGGAACTATGTAATCAACTTAAAATTCAACTGGCGCAGCGATGGCTAA
- a CDS encoding YkgJ family cysteine cluster protein, giving the protein MAKWQCVKNCGACCYLNPEERPYLQEFLTPEQLELYYSLIGTDGWCIHFDHPTRQCKIYNDRPYFCRVEASVFWELYGVLPEELDEFAIECCYEHIIDIYGENSPEYQQFYQAIQ; this is encoded by the coding sequence ATGGCTAAGTGGCAATGTGTGAAAAATTGTGGGGCTTGTTGCTATCTCAATCCAGAGGAGCGTCCCTACTTGCAGGAATTCTTAACCCCAGAGCAGCTAGAACTATATTACTCCCTAATTGGCACAGATGGCTGGTGCATTCACTTTGATCACCCTACCAGACAGTGCAAAATTTATAACGACCGTCCCTACTTCTGTCGTGTAGAAGCCTCTGTATTTTGGGAACTTTACGGTGTACTTCCTGAGGAGCTGGATGAATTTGCCATTGAGTGTTGCTATGAACACATTATTGATATATATGGAGAAAACTCCCCTGAGTACCAGCAATTTTACCAAGCAATACAATAA